In Levilactobacillus brevis, a single genomic region encodes these proteins:
- a CDS encoding heavy metal translocating P-type ATPase, translated as MAFQRYIYAHTNPITFWSAGLIILGFLNTWFTKVPYVTDTAWIIASVIAAAPIVLRAISALKAKVFSIELLVGIAVIGAFAIGEFEESAIVTFLFLFGSYLEQKTLAKTRGAIQSLTEMAPTTALLVNDDGETEEVDVDDLEEGNVVLVKAGGQVPVDGKVVNGTGYVNESSITGESRPINKANGDGVYSGAMVESGTLQIEATQVGDETTFSKIIELVEEAQDTKSPAEKFIDKFAQYYTPAVLVIAILVFVFSRDLRLAITVLVLGCPGALVIGAPVSNVAGIGNGAKNGILIKGGDVVDSLSKVDTIVFDKTGTLTTGKMDVAGMKQYTDDDSLLGAVAQVEQTSDHPLATAITTHLAGKIASDAPTMTTDTIKGRGMIGQWHDEPLYVGNAALLKDNGITLTDAQLVDLHELQDDGQSTVLVGYQGKLAFILGVADTVRTEVPAALAALKRQGIKHLVMLTGDNHATAQAVAESLGIDEVHADLLPADKVTFVKKFQDMGRNVAFVGDGINDSPSLATASVGIAMGGGTDVAIETADVVLMQSSFTALNHAVGLAKKTAANTKENITIAIATVIFLLIGLVYGYIYMASGMFVHEASILVVIFNAMRLIGYHPHVDKPTKQPVQQLATN; from the coding sequence ATGGCATTCCAACGTTATATTTATGCTCACACTAATCCCATTACCTTCTGGTCGGCCGGGCTCATCATCCTCGGTTTTCTCAACACCTGGTTCACCAAGGTACCTTATGTGACCGACACCGCCTGGATCATTGCCTCCGTCATCGCCGCAGCCCCCATTGTTCTACGGGCTATCAGCGCGTTGAAGGCCAAGGTCTTCAGTATTGAATTATTGGTCGGCATCGCAGTTATCGGGGCGTTTGCGATTGGTGAGTTCGAAGAATCAGCTATTGTTACTTTCTTATTTCTCTTCGGATCTTACCTGGAACAAAAGACGCTGGCCAAGACACGGGGCGCCATCCAATCCCTGACCGAAATGGCACCAACTACAGCATTGCTGGTCAACGATGACGGCGAAACCGAAGAAGTCGACGTCGATGATTTGGAAGAAGGTAACGTGGTCCTGGTTAAGGCCGGGGGCCAAGTTCCCGTCGATGGTAAGGTTGTCAACGGTACCGGTTACGTCAATGAATCCTCCATTACTGGTGAGTCTCGGCCCATCAACAAGGCTAATGGCGATGGCGTCTACTCCGGTGCCATGGTTGAAAGCGGCACGCTACAGATTGAAGCCACACAAGTTGGGGACGAAACGACTTTCTCCAAGATTATCGAATTGGTCGAAGAAGCACAGGATACCAAGTCACCCGCTGAAAAGTTTATTGATAAATTTGCCCAATACTACACGCCAGCCGTTCTGGTGATTGCTATTCTGGTCTTCGTCTTCTCTCGTGACCTGCGCTTAGCCATCACGGTACTGGTTCTGGGTTGCCCTGGAGCCTTGGTTATCGGTGCTCCCGTCTCCAACGTTGCGGGGATCGGTAACGGGGCAAAGAACGGGATTCTGATTAAGGGGGGCGACGTGGTCGATAGTCTCTCCAAGGTTGATACGATTGTCTTTGATAAAACGGGAACACTGACCACGGGGAAGATGGACGTGGCCGGCATGAAGCAGTACACGGACGATGACAGCCTACTAGGAGCCGTCGCTCAGGTTGAACAAACCTCCGATCACCCACTGGCAACGGCGATTACGACACATCTGGCCGGTAAGATTGCAAGCGACGCGCCAACCATGACGACCGACACCATCAAAGGCCGCGGCATGATCGGCCAGTGGCACGACGAACCCCTCTACGTTGGGAACGCCGCTCTACTGAAAGACAACGGAATTACCCTAACCGATGCGCAATTGGTTGATTTACACGAGCTGCAAGACGATGGTCAATCCACGGTTCTAGTCGGCTATCAAGGTAAGTTGGCCTTCATCCTCGGGGTGGCCGATACGGTTCGGACCGAAGTCCCCGCCGCCCTCGCTGCTCTGAAACGCCAAGGAATCAAGCACCTGGTTATGTTAACGGGGGACAACCACGCAACTGCTCAAGCCGTTGCGGAATCACTGGGAATCGATGAAGTTCACGCTGATTTACTCCCAGCTGATAAGGTAACCTTCGTCAAGAAGTTCCAGGACATGGGACGGAACGTGGCCTTCGTTGGTGACGGGATTAACGATAGTCCTTCCCTCGCGACGGCCAGTGTCGGTATCGCCATGGGTGGCGGGACCGACGTCGCCATCGAAACGGCGGATGTGGTCCTGATGCAATCTAGCTTCACTGCCTTGAATCATGCGGTTGGTTTAGCCAAGAAGACGGCGGCCAACACCAAAGAAAACATCACCATCGCCATCGCCACCGTCATCTTCCTGCTGATTGGTCTAGTCTACGGTTACATCTACATGGCCAGTGGGATGTTCGTCCACGAAGCCTCCATCCTGGTGGTTATCTTCAACGCGATGCGCCTGATTGGGTACCATCCCCACGTTGACAAGCCAACGAAGCAACCCGTTCAGCAGTTGGCCACGAATTAA
- a CDS encoding right-handed parallel beta-helix repeat-containing protein, translating to MMKINILDTAVYAEIKSNATATIQAAIDQCAATTGGEVTIPSGQYVIDGLQLKSGVTLNLEADAILRGSGHESQYIHRPGPFELNRNQTPISALIHAKGQRNIGITGEGQIDGNYQAFIYPNQHDAVHLKFYKYPRPMTVYFENCTNVTLQQLTITNAPFWTIHLVGCHNTEISHIAIHNELRMPNTDGIDIDRSQNTYIHDCEIITGDDAICPKCTEETAQYGDCTGLLVNHCFLKSQSAAVKFGSSSFGNFENCQFHHLTIKDTNRGLAFQLRDPGSASNIRFEDITIVTKPYSQEWWGAGEPIYITLLPRDTATDLRQQSIRNVIFKNIMCEADNGILVAADVPAAFSQITFEDVTLNLRHNVDTPVSVDLRPWQGAAKLQRPLRLVTNLAGADLTFKNVQGRFPNRLTVTLP from the coding sequence CTGATGAAAATTAATATTCTCGACACCGCCGTTTATGCTGAAATCAAGTCGAACGCTACCGCCACTATTCAGGCCGCCATTGACCAATGCGCCGCTACAACTGGCGGTGAGGTCACCATCCCCAGCGGACAATACGTGATCGACGGCCTCCAGCTCAAGAGCGGCGTCACCTTAAACCTGGAGGCGGACGCCATTCTACGGGGCAGTGGTCACGAGTCTCAGTACATCCATCGCCCAGGTCCCTTCGAGCTGAACCGCAATCAGACGCCAATCTCGGCTCTGATTCACGCCAAGGGCCAACGCAACATCGGCATCACTGGTGAGGGACAGATTGACGGTAATTATCAAGCTTTCATTTATCCCAATCAGCATGACGCCGTCCATCTCAAATTCTACAAATACCCCCGCCCCATGACCGTTTACTTTGAAAATTGTACCAATGTTACGCTGCAGCAGCTGACCATCACGAACGCCCCCTTCTGGACCATTCACCTCGTGGGCTGCCACAATACGGAGATTAGTCATATTGCCATCCACAATGAATTACGAATGCCCAACACCGACGGCATCGACATTGACCGGAGCCAGAACACCTACATCCACGATTGTGAAATTATCACCGGTGACGACGCTATCTGCCCCAAGTGTACCGAGGAGACCGCCCAATATGGAGATTGCACCGGCCTATTGGTTAACCATTGCTTCCTAAAGTCCCAGAGCGCCGCCGTAAAATTTGGGAGCAGTAGCTTCGGCAACTTTGAAAATTGTCAATTCCACCACCTGACCATCAAGGATACCAACCGCGGGCTGGCTTTCCAACTCCGCGATCCCGGTAGCGCCAGCAACATTCGGTTTGAAGATATTACCATTGTGACGAAGCCCTACAGTCAAGAATGGTGGGGCGCCGGCGAACCCATCTACATCACCCTCCTACCGCGTGATACGGCTACGGACCTCCGCCAGCAGTCCATTCGCAACGTCATCTTCAAAAACATCATGTGCGAAGCCGACAACGGGATTTTGGTCGCCGCCGACGTTCCCGCCGCCTTTAGTCAGATTACCTTCGAAGACGTGACCCTTAATCTCCGCCACAACGTCGACACCCCCGTGTCCGTTGACCTCCGCCCTTGGCAAGGTGCGGCAAAGCTTCAACGTCCCCTACGCTTGGTGACCAACTTGGCTGGTGCCGACTTAACCTTTAAAAACGTTCAGGGACGATTTCCGAACCGACTGACAGTGACGTTACCGTAA